In Amphiprion ocellaris isolate individual 3 ecotype Okinawa chromosome 3, ASM2253959v1, whole genome shotgun sequence, one genomic interval encodes:
- the ch25hl1.1 gene encoding cholesterol 25-hydroxylase-like protein 1, member 1: MLNVSEQPLQFLPSRTSDRLLQPFWDYLLLHHLPLISSPFFPILLAFSSYFFFSIPFAILDVLGERVPLFHQYKIQTDRKPTLGMMAKSFSTAVYNHIFFVLPAVIISMFFLSPPALPPQAPTLYELFVDGLAVLLLFDTQYYIWHFTHHKHPQLYRWIHAIHHEYIAPFSWSTEHLSIPELMTVGLWSNQDPILLRCHPLTTWSVTVFSLWMSVEDHIGYDLPWALNHLVPFGLLGGAPAHDMHHQKPNSNFAPFFSHWDRIFGTAVPLKKKNDKR; this comes from the coding sequence ATGTTGAACGTCAGTGAGCAGCCTCTGCAGTTCCTGCCCTCCAGGACCTCCGACCGTCTCCTACAGCCATTCTGGGATTATTTGCTTCTTCACCACCTGCCTCTCATCTCATCTCCTTTTTTCCCCATCCTCCTCGCCTTTTCCAGCTATTTCTTCTTCAGTATACCTTTTGCTATACTGGACGTCTTGGGAGAAAGGGTGCCTTTATTCCACCAGTACAAGATCCAAACAGACAGGAAGCCAACTCTGGGAATGATGGCTAAGAGCTTCTCCACAGCAGTGTATAACCACATCTTCTTTGTTCTACCAGCTGTAATAATCAGCATGTTCTTCTTGTCTCCACCAGCACTTCCACCACAGGCTCCAACACTGTATGAGCTATTTGTTGATGGACTGGCTGTACTCCTGCTATTTGACACGCAATATTATATTTGGCATTTCACGCATCATAAGCATCCACAGCTGTACCGCTGGATTCATGCCATCCACCATGAATACATTGCACCATTCTCATGGTCGACTGAACACCTGAGCATCCCAGAACTGATGACAGTGGGACTCTGGAGCAATCAGGACCCAATTCTTTTAAGATGCCACCCACTGACCACGTGGTCCGTCACAGTTTTTAGTCTCTGGATGTCTGTAGAAGACCACATAGGCTATGACCTGCCGTGGGCCCTGAACCACCTGGTGCCTTTTGGCCTGCTGGGTGGTGCACCAGCTCACGACATGCACCACCAGAAGCCAAACAGTAACTTTGCTCCTTTCTTCAGCCACTGGGACAGAATCTTTGGCACCGCTGTgcctttgaagaaaaaaaatgataaaagataa
- the ch25hl1.2 gene encoding cholesterol 25-hydroxylase-like protein 1, member 2 — protein MDLAETSAWITYLRNDSLLQPLWDSLRLNYSDYLRSPLFPIVLTVSSYFIICLPYLICDIMGDRWAWVQQFKIQPNRRPTASTLLHCASVTLYNHVFLVFPASVAQWAWRPPVDLPERAPTLLELIAGVIGNLLLFDFQYFIWHLLHHRIRWLYVTFHAIHHNYSSPFALATQCLGGWELVTVGFWTTLNPMILRCHLLTTWAFMVLHVYVSIEDHCGYDFPWSTSRVIPFGIYGGPSKHDVHHQKPNTNFAPHFSHWDKIFGTHADFSFCTPVK, from the coding sequence ATGGACCTTGCAGAAACCAGTGCTTGGATCACTTACTTAAGAAATGACTCTTTGCTGCAACCTCTGTGGGACAGCCTGAGGCTCAACTACAGCGACTATTTGAGATCTCCGCTTTTCCCCATTGTGCTGACCGTCTCGTCTTACTTTATCATCTGCCTCCCTTATCTTATTTGTGATATCATGGGGGACAGATGGGCATGGGTCCAGCAATTCAAGATACAACCGAACCGTCGGCCAACCGCCTCTACACTGCTGCACTGTGCAAGTGTCACCTTGTACAatcatgtttttcttgtgttccCTGCGTCTGTGGCTCAGTGGGCCTGGAGGCCACCTGTGGACCTGCCGGAAAGAGCCCCGACCCTGCTGGAGCTGATTGCAGGGGTGATTGGCAACCTCCTGCTCTTTGACTTCCAGTACTTCATTTGGCACCTGCTTCACCACAGGATCCGCTGGTTGTATGTCACCTTCCATGCTATCCACCATAACTATTCATCTCCCTTTGCTCTTGCCACTCAGTGTCTTGGCGGCTGGGAGCTGGTCACAGTGGGTTTTTGGACCACCCTGAATCCGATGATCCTGAGATGCCATCTTCTCACGACATGGGCCTTCATGGTATTACATGTGTACGTTTCTATAGAGGATCACTGTGGCTATGATTTTCCCTGGTCCACGTCACGTGTGATACCATTTGGCATCTATGGAGGGCCCAGCAAACACGACGTGCACCATCAGAAACCCAACACCAACTTTGCACCGCACTTCAGCCACTGGGACAAAATATTTGGCACACACGCTGATTTCAGTTTCTGTACTCCAGTGAAATAG
- the si:dkey-24l11.2 gene encoding uncharacterized protein si:dkey-24l11.2, with product MDEGESEPVPRTQQLCRYYSQGRHCNFGKRCKFLHVRDDTRSLTGPVPPNLPAPAEDVGYWSPPTNNSRFAPAGALRPCRYFVAGHCSMEDRCRFWHPPQLPLLDDQPVPGNHTRAAPMIQPVSRPSALQEVKLGDMTEDVTKKLRDTEITQLKKRFPKDRLIIQERSDGKFTYYRATVEATDPDWPFDLKEIDIMVSFPENYPQEIFTLDIPLDQDLPAVMSKHVQQASLEWLQAKHATNQLLGKVELLFRPFLRWLDRSLERLFTEGARQLKKDIDLEKAGLQFITYQELQATATERSESASDAADADEDDGNVAESENTEGEKSVQQESPDGDDRQQQEEASHLVENIKISDPRRGTEVKLLGLRLGENTATVAAQQITVCLQCNRCKVTADLTLNGRTPCAAQCDKCNASINAAFRPCMLHHYSDVLGYLDLHNATPADLVLQECELNVGCLSCSQEGPVQNLLYGQTKELNCEHCHSKLSILAESTRFQYIPPRTNKTGSSDVHFKTIRDPAVQKGKPLPEKGTCKHFKQSHRWLRFPCCGRTYPCDVCHDEHQDHPMELATRMLCGYCAKEQPYGNGKPCISCGSMMTRGTRTSHWEGGLGCRNKVKMSKNDRQKYANSNKTVSRKAAGEKK from the exons ATGGATGAAGGAGAGTCAGAGCCAGTTCCTCGTACACAGCAGCTGTGCCGCTACTACTCTCAAGGCAGACACTGCAATTTTGGGAAGAGATGTAAATTTCTGCATGTGAGAGATGACACCAGGAGCCTGACAGGTCCAGTGCCTCCAAACTTACCAGCCCCTGCTGAAGATGTGGGCTACTGGTCGCCTCCCACTAATAACTCCAGATTTGCCCCAGCAGGAGCTCTTCGCCCATGTCGCTATTTTGTCGCAGGCCACTGCAGCATGGAGGACAGATGTCGTTTCTGGCATCCACCACAGTTACCCCTGCTGGATGACCAGCCTGTTCCTGGCAATCACACAAGAGCTGCACCGATGATTCAACCAGTATCCCGTCCCAGCGCCCTCCAGGAGGTGAAGTTGGGTGACATGACAGAGGATGTCACCAAGAAGCTACGAGATACTGAGATCACGCAGTTGAAGAAGCGTTTTCCTAAAGACCGACTGATTATTCAGGAACGAAGTGATGGCAAATTTACATATTACAGGGCAACTGTAGAGGCTACTGATCCAGACTGG CCTTTTGATCTGAAAGAAATCGATATCATGGTGAGCTTTCCAGAGAATTATCCCCAAGAG ATTTTTACATTGGACATACCACTGGACCAGGATCTGCCAGCAGtaatgtcaaa ACATGTACAGCAAGCGTCACTGGAGTGGCTTCAAGCTAAACATGCGACCAATCAGCTTCTGGGGAAGGTCGAGCTGCTTTTCCGGCCTTTTCTTCGCTGGCTAGATCGCAGCTTGGAGAGACTATTCACCGAAGGAGCCAGGCAG TTGAAAAAAGACATCGATTTAGAAAAAGCTGGACTGCAGTTTATAACATATCAAGAGCTGCAGGCAACAGCGACTGAAAGATCTGAATCTGCCTCTGATGCTGCTGATGCAGATGAGGATGATGGTAATGTGGCAGAATCTGAGAATACAGAAGGTGAGAAGTCGGTGCAGCAGGAGAGTCCAGACGGTGATGATAGACAGCAGCAAGAGGAAGCAAGTCATCTGGTGGAGAACATTAAGATCAGTGATCCACGCAGAGGCACAGAGGTGAAACTGCTGGGACTGAGGCTGGGAGAGAACACAGCCACTGTGGCTGCCCAGCAGATTACTGTTTGTCTTCAGTGCAACAG GTGTAAGGTAACCGCAGACCTGACACTCAATGGAAGGACTCCCTGTGCGGCTCAGTGTGATAAGTGTAATGCAAGCATAAATGCTGCATTCAGGCCCTGCATGCTTCACCATTACAGCGACGTCCTGGGATATTTGGACCTCCACAACGCCACACCGGCTGACCTTGTACTTCAGGAATGTGAACTCAATGTGGGCTGCCTTAGCTGCTCCCAGGAGGGCCCTGTGCAG AATCTTTTGTATGGACAAACAAAGGAGTTAAATTGTGAACACTGCCACAGCAAACTCAGCATCCTGGCTGAGAGCACAAGATTCCAGTACATCCCGCCTCGTACCAACAAAACAG GTTCAAGTGATGTACATTTCAAGACGATACGAGATCCTGCTGTGCAAAAAGGGAAGCCACTGCCAGAAAAAGGAACATGCAAGCATTTCAAACAAAGCCATCGCTGGCTAAG GTTTCCCTGCTGCGGTCGGACTTACCCCTGTGATGTGTGCCATGATGAGCACCAGGATCACCCCATGGAACTCGCCACCAGGATGCTTTGTGGTTACTGTGCCAAAGAACAG CCATACGGCAATGGAAAACCTTGCATCAGCTGTGGGAGCATGATGACAAGAGGAACACGTACCAGCCACTGGGAGGGAGGACTGGGATGCAGAAACAAAGTCAAAATGAGCAA AAATGATCGTCAAAAATATGCCAACAGCAACAAAACGGTTTCCAGGAAAGCAGCCGGTGAAAAGAAGTAG
- the kti12 gene encoding protein KTI12 homolog, whose protein sequence is MPLIVMCGYPCSGKTIRAEELKGYFEESSQRKVHIVGDKGLDVEKNSVYADSQKEKNVRASLKAEVERKVTKDDIVILDSLNYIKGYRYELFCLIKHTQTPHCLVYCLTSDEQSSLWNTSREAAEQYNQDIFDALVQRFEAPDSRNRWDSPLFTILKDDTLPFEAISDALFKRKAPPPNQSTQSQPLSSVNFLYELDKITQDVLMAIFNAQKTSVPGDLVPVPGATEKVELTRSINMAELRKLRRQFISYTKMHPTENTGQIANMFVQYLNKSLH, encoded by the exons ATGCCCCTAATAGTGATGTGTGGATACCCCTGTAGTGGTAAAACAATCAGGGCAGAAGAGCTGAAGGGGTATTTTGAGGAGAGCTCTCAACGAAAGGTTCATATTGTTGGAGACAAAGGTCTGGACGTGGAGAAGAACAGTGTTTACGCAG ATTcccaaaaggagaaaaatgttaGAGCGTCTCTAAAAGCTGAAGTAGAGCG gaAAGTCACCAAAGATGACATCGTTATTTTGGactcattaaattacattaaag GGTACCGCTATGAACTGTTCTGTCTCatcaaacatacacaaacaccacaCTGCCTG GTGTACTGTTTGACATCAGATGAACAGAGCTCACTATGGAACACCAGCAGAGAAGCTGCAGAGCAATACAACCAGGACAT CTTTGATGCGTTAGTTCAGAGATTTGAAGCGCCAGACTCCAGGAACAGATGGGACAGCCCTCTCTTCACCATCCTGAAAGACGACACGCTTCCATTTGAGGCCATTTCTGATGCacttttcaaaagaaaagctCCCCCACCGAACCAGTCCACTCAGAGT caaCCGTTGTCTTCTGTAAACTTCTTGTACGAGTTGGACAAGATCACGCAAGATGTGTTAATG gcaatTTTTAACGCACAGAAGACAAGTGTTCCCGGAGATCTTGTCCCGGTTCCAGGAGCTACGGAGAAG GTGGAGCTAACTAGGAGCATCAACATGGCAGAGCTGCGGAAACTACGGCGCCAGTTCATCAGCTACACCAAGATGCACCCGACAGAGAACACAGGACAGATTGCCAACATGTTTGTTCAGTATTTAAATAAGAGTCTTCACTGA
- the tspan3a gene encoding tetraspanin-3, which yields MGQCGITSSKTVLVFLNLIFWAAAGILCYVGAYVFITYDDYDHFFEDVYTLIPAVIIIAVGALLFITGLIGCCATVRESHCGLTTFVVILLLVFMTEVAVVVLGYVYRAKVEDEVNSSIIKVYDEYNGTNSNSQSRAIDYVQRQLQCCGIHNYSDWQNTRWYKESKNNSVPISCCKTVTGICTGSLTHPEDLYQEGCEALVVKKLKEIMMYVIWTALTFAAIQMLGMLCACVVLCRRSRDPPYEPLITGGTYA from the exons ATGGGACAATGTGGCATCACGTCCTCGAAGACGGTGCTGGTCTTCCTGAACCTGATATTTTGG gctgctgctggtatCCTGTGCTATGTTGGCGCCTATGTCTTCATTACATATGATGACTATGATCACTTCTTTGAAGACGTGTACACTCTCATCCCAGCAGTGATCATCATTGCAGTTGGAgccctcctcttcatcactgGGCTCATCGGATGCTGCGCTACAGTGAGAGAGAGCCACTGTGGACTTACAACG TTTGTCGTCATTCTCCTGCTGGTTTTCATGACGGAAGTAGCAGTGGTGGTTCTTGGATATGTTTACAGAGCGAAG GTTGAAGATGAAGTTAATAGTTCAATCATAAAAGTTTATGATGAGTACAACGGCACCAACAGCAACTCCCAGAGCCGAGCCATCGACTATGTTCAGAGACAG cttCAGTGTTGTGGAATTCACAATTACTCAGACTGGCAAAATACGCGCTGGTATAAAGAATCCAAAAATAACAGCGTGCCCATCAGCTGTTGCAAAACTGTCACTGGAATCTGCACGGGGTCTCTCACTCATCCTGAAGATCTCTACCAAGAA GGTTGTGAAGCTCTGGTTGTGAAGAAGTTGAAAGAGATCATGATGTATGTCATCTGGACCGCTTTGACATTTGCTGCCATACAG ATGCTGGGGATGCTGTGTGCGTGTGTCGTGTTGTGTCGCAGAAGCAGAGATCCTCCCTACGAGCCTCTTATTACAGGGGGCACCTATGCATAA